The following are encoded together in the Pseudodesulfovibrio indicus genome:
- a CDS encoding FAD-dependent oxidoreductase produces MPLFTKDKEDDNGGWFLPEDVRKQLTETFKALKENVVLELFAEPGVNDEFTEYTATFCADLDRLHEKIEFRRTAIPSERAEALGVTASPTLCVNPDDYHIRFLGAPMGEEGKSFITAIMLVSLRMNGLSEQSLALLEPLEDERLCQVFVSPSCPYCPGQVMHAIKCAIARPDLVKAECVEMNENPDLTQEFNVGSVPHTIFNSGAHDGLGLMPEERFVVEMVHLKSVEMLLEEGTLPGMKDGSAPAGFGAAEPGEVDLVIVGAGPAGLTAGIYAVRAGLKSVILEKSIVGGQVALTPVVENYPGFTNVPGKQLMDIMSEHARQYVPVNEGEGVESITPGDPAKDEPFTVTTNRGAYPARAVILATGASYRKLGIPGEDAYFGRGVNYCASCDGYLYKGKAVAIVGGGNTALTDALHLKNLGVSVTIIHRRDEFRAQKPLVDSVEREGIQVLWNTVVDEILGDDRKAHTLKLRNVETEAVTELPVDGVFMAIGQKAATELAVSLGAELKENGFVKVGPDMRTSVPRVYACGDLTGGLQQIVTAIGEGSIAAMSAFEDLSHPYWKE; encoded by the coding sequence ATGCCCCTCTTCACGAAAGACAAGGAAGACGACAACGGCGGGTGGTTCCTGCCCGAGGACGTCCGCAAGCAGCTGACCGAGACCTTCAAGGCCCTCAAGGAAAACGTGGTCCTGGAACTGTTCGCCGAGCCCGGCGTCAACGACGAGTTCACGGAATACACCGCCACGTTCTGCGCCGACCTCGACCGTCTGCACGAAAAAATCGAGTTCCGCCGGACGGCCATCCCGTCCGAGCGGGCCGAAGCCCTGGGCGTGACCGCGTCGCCCACCCTGTGCGTCAACCCGGACGACTACCATATCCGGTTCCTGGGCGCGCCCATGGGCGAGGAAGGCAAATCCTTCATCACCGCCATCATGCTCGTCTCCCTGCGCATGAACGGGCTGTCCGAACAATCCCTGGCCCTGCTCGAGCCGCTCGAGGACGAACGGCTTTGCCAGGTCTTTGTCTCGCCCTCCTGCCCCTATTGCCCGGGCCAGGTCATGCACGCGATCAAATGCGCCATCGCCCGGCCCGACCTGGTGAAGGCCGAGTGCGTGGAGATGAACGAGAATCCCGACCTGACCCAGGAATTCAACGTCGGGTCCGTGCCGCACACCATATTCAACTCCGGGGCGCACGACGGACTGGGCCTCATGCCCGAGGAACGGTTCGTGGTGGAGATGGTCCACCTCAAGTCCGTGGAGATGCTCCTGGAGGAAGGGACGCTGCCCGGCATGAAGGACGGCTCGGCCCCGGCCGGCTTCGGCGCGGCCGAACCGGGCGAGGTGGACCTGGTCATCGTCGGCGCAGGCCCCGCCGGGCTGACCGCGGGCATCTACGCCGTGCGCGCGGGCCTCAAGTCCGTGATCCTGGAGAAGTCCATCGTGGGCGGCCAGGTGGCCCTGACCCCGGTGGTCGAGAACTACCCCGGCTTCACCAACGTACCCGGCAAGCAGCTCATGGACATCATGAGCGAGCACGCCCGGCAGTACGTGCCGGTGAACGAGGGCGAGGGCGTGGAGTCCATCACCCCCGGCGACCCGGCCAAGGATGAACCGTTCACCGTGACCACCAACCGGGGCGCGTACCCGGCCCGGGCCGTGATCCTGGCCACGGGCGCGAGCTACCGAAAGCTGGGCATTCCCGGCGAGGACGCCTATTTCGGACGCGGGGTCAACTACTGCGCCTCCTGCGACGGGTACCTCTACAAGGGCAAGGCCGTGGCCATCGTGGGCGGCGGCAATACCGCCCTGACCGACGCCCTGCACCTCAAGAACCTCGGCGTGTCCGTGACCATCATCCACCGCCGGGACGAATTCCGCGCCCAGAAGCCGCTCGTGGACTCCGTGGAGCGCGAGGGCATCCAGGTGCTCTGGAACACCGTGGTGGACGAGATCCTCGGCGACGACCGCAAGGCGCACACCCTGAAGCTGCGCAACGTCGAGACCGAGGCGGTCACCGAACTGCCCGTGGACGGCGTGTTCATGGCCATCGGCCAGAAGGCCGCCACCGAGCTGGCCGTGTCCCTGGGCGCGGAGCTGAAGGAGAACGGGTTCGTCAAGGTCGGCCCGGACATGCGCACCTCGGTGCCGCGCGTCTACGCCTGCGGCGACCTGACCGGCGGCCTGCAACAGATCGTCACCGCCATCGGCGAGGGGTCCATCGCGGCCATGTCCGCCTTCGAGGACCTGTCGCACCCCTACTGGAAGGAATAA
- a CDS encoding methyltransferase family protein, translated as MGSQREMFFGQGPKMIRPAMLAAALGGAAAWAWPSVFLFPAGFLQPLRALIGWMLVLAAFGLYFWGMVRLLRAMKEDRLDTDGPFALVRHPMYSAWLVFLFPGLALVTGAWAIVAASVAGWFAFRRWAPVEERSMLDRFGPAYERYREQVPALIPIPR; from the coding sequence ATGGGATCGCAAAGGGAGATGTTTTTCGGCCAGGGACCGAAGATGATCCGTCCCGCCATGCTGGCGGCTGCGCTCGGCGGCGCCGCGGCGTGGGCGTGGCCGTCGGTGTTCCTGTTTCCGGCGGGGTTCCTCCAGCCCTTGCGCGCGCTCATCGGCTGGATGCTCGTCCTGGCCGCGTTCGGCCTCTATTTCTGGGGCATGGTCCGTTTGCTCAGGGCCATGAAGGAGGACCGCCTGGACACGGACGGCCCCTTCGCCCTCGTGCGTCATCCCATGTATTCGGCCTGGCTGGTGTTCCTGTTCCCGGGCCTGGCCCTGGTCACGGGGGCGTGGGCGATCGTTGCGGCCTCGGTCGCGGGCTGGTTCGCCTTCCGCCGCTGGGCTCCGGTGGAGGAGCGGTCCATGCTCGACCGCTTCGGTCCGGCCTACGAGCGCTATCGGGAGCAGGTCCCGGCGCTGATACCCATTCCCCGGTAG
- a CDS encoding GAF domain-containing protein: MTGGNGDPGTEYSDERPIPQERLAAAQRRIAELEASLEEVSAAACEDRYRQVFDNAPSGMAIVNLEGDILLCNAEAERFLGLRDVPEEERNTKRLYANIKDRERLFTLLGREKHIRNYEVPMRRLNGDPMWASLNVRNILYAGQDAYLVAFSDITEHREALRHLELDEIRFEKLYALSQMTQRSEAEILDFALAAITEVTGSPIGFIFRVSEDESELSLFSWSGEVMAQCGLGAFPDRHRLETAGLWSEALHRREPVIINDYQAHPDRRGYPDGHMHIVRLLNIPVFDEQRIVLLAGVGNKEQNYTEEDIRQMMLIMSGTWRTIQRRRSRAELAEARARLEEKVMERTASLEAVNHQLVEKDREREEARAELLRYERIIETNPDLISLIDREYRYIIINESCARMFDRRRSEVVGQTVDQLFGEDCFDIRLRPAIDRAFAGETVREEAWIEFPTRGSGTCPSPTSPSGSRATRRPTSPSRRGT; the protein is encoded by the coding sequence ATTACTGGCGGCAACGGCGATCCCGGAACGGAGTACAGTGATGAGCGACCAATCCCCCAAGAAAGACTGGCCGCGGCCCAGCGCCGCATCGCCGAGCTGGAAGCGAGCCTGGAAGAGGTCTCGGCGGCCGCCTGCGAGGACCGCTACAGACAGGTCTTCGACAATGCTCCGAGCGGCATGGCCATCGTCAATCTGGAAGGAGACATCCTCCTCTGCAACGCCGAGGCGGAGCGGTTCCTGGGGCTGCGCGACGTCCCGGAGGAGGAACGCAACACCAAGCGGCTGTACGCCAACATCAAGGATCGCGAGCGGCTCTTCACCTTGCTCGGCCGCGAAAAGCACATCCGCAACTACGAGGTCCCCATGCGCCGCCTGAACGGGGACCCCATGTGGGCCAGCCTCAACGTCCGGAACATTCTGTACGCAGGGCAGGATGCCTATCTGGTCGCCTTCTCGGACATCACCGAGCACCGCGAGGCCCTGCGCCACCTGGAGCTGGACGAGATCCGCTTCGAGAAGCTGTATGCCCTGTCCCAGATGACCCAGCGGTCCGAGGCCGAGATCCTCGATTTCGCCCTGGCCGCCATCACCGAGGTCACCGGCAGCCCCATCGGCTTCATCTTCCGGGTCAGCGAGGACGAGTCCGAACTCTCCCTCTTCTCCTGGTCGGGCGAGGTCATGGCGCAGTGCGGGCTCGGCGCCTTCCCCGACAGGCACCGCCTGGAAACGGCCGGGCTGTGGAGCGAAGCCCTCCACCGGCGCGAACCGGTGATCATCAACGACTACCAGGCTCATCCCGACCGGCGGGGGTATCCCGATGGCCACATGCACATCGTCCGCCTCCTGAACATCCCGGTCTTCGACGAGCAGCGCATAGTCCTTCTCGCGGGAGTCGGGAACAAGGAACAGAACTACACCGAAGAGGATATCCGCCAGATGATGCTGATAATGAGCGGCACCTGGCGCACCATTCAGCGGCGGCGGTCCCGTGCGGAGCTGGCCGAGGCCCGGGCCCGGCTGGAGGAGAAGGTCATGGAGCGCACGGCCAGCCTGGAGGCCGTGAACCACCAGTTGGTGGAAAAGGACCGGGAGCGCGAAGAGGCCCGCGCCGAGCTGCTGCGCTACGAGCGGATCATCGAGACCAACCCCGACCTCATCTCGCTCATAGACAGGGAGTACCGCTACATCATCATCAACGAGTCCTGCGCGCGCATGTTCGACCGGCGGCGGAGCGAGGTGGTCGGCCAGACCGTGGACCAGCTCTTCGGCGAGGACTGCTTCGACATCCGGCTGCGGCCCGCCATCGACCGCGCCTTTGCCGGGGAGACCGTGCGCGAGGAGGCGTGGATCGAATTTCCGACCCGGGGGAGCGGTACATGTCCATCTCCCACCAGCCCGTCCGGGTCCAGGGCGACCCGGAGACCTACGTCTCCTTCGAGGCGCGGGACATAA
- a CDS encoding GGDEF domain-containing protein — protein sequence MSISHQPVRVQGDPETYVSFEARDITDLKRSEETLKAFAERLDLATNAANIGIWEWDLLTDALHWDQKMFNLYRIAPTDPDELYDLWRLQVHPDDLPAVEREVARTIEGQGLLNTEFRIIRPDGATRIIRAHAQVQVDDNNVPHRLIGLNQDITEQRNMEDELRTLASTDPLTGASNRRQFMSRLSEEFERCKRYNTSLVLLSLDIDHFKRINDTYGHPSGDDVLKELVILCQSTLRTTDLFGRVGGEEFQAALILTHIAAGNNTAERLRRRVEQTRVSTHGEVISFTISIGITALRPEDNSIEDILKRADDALYEAKRSGRNRVVQL from the coding sequence ATGTCCATCTCCCACCAGCCCGTCCGGGTCCAGGGCGACCCGGAGACCTACGTCTCCTTCGAGGCGCGGGACATAACCGACCTCAAGCGCAGCGAAGAGACCCTCAAGGCGTTCGCCGAGCGCCTGGACCTGGCCACCAATGCGGCCAACATCGGTATCTGGGAGTGGGACCTTTTGACCGACGCCCTGCACTGGGACCAAAAGATGTTCAATCTGTACCGGATCGCCCCGACCGACCCCGACGAGCTCTACGACCTCTGGCGGCTGCAAGTGCACCCCGACGACCTGCCCGCTGTGGAGCGCGAAGTGGCCCGGACCATCGAGGGCCAGGGACTGCTGAACACCGAATTCCGGATCATCCGCCCGGACGGGGCCACGCGGATCATCCGCGCACATGCCCAGGTCCAGGTTGACGACAACAACGTTCCGCACCGGCTTATCGGCCTCAACCAGGACATCACCGAGCAGCGAAACATGGAGGACGAGCTGCGCACCCTGGCCTCCACCGACCCGCTCACCGGGGCCAGCAACCGCCGCCAGTTCATGAGCCGCCTGAGCGAGGAGTTCGAGCGCTGCAAGCGGTACAACACCTCCCTGGTGCTGCTCTCCCTGGACATCGACCATTTCAAGCGCATCAACGACACCTACGGCCACCCTTCGGGCGACGACGTGCTCAAGGAGCTGGTCATCCTGTGCCAGTCCACCCTGCGCACCACCGACCTCTTCGGGCGCGTGGGCGGCGAGGAGTTCCAGGCCGCCCTGATCCTGACCCACATCGCCGCCGGCAACAACACCGCCGAGCGGTTGCGCCGCCGCGTGGAGCAGACCCGCGTCTCCACCCACGGCGAGGTCATCTCCTTCACCATCAGCATCGGCATCACCGCCCTGCGCCCCGAGGACAACTCCATCGAAGACATCCTCAAGCGCGCGGACGACGCCCTCTACGAAGCCAAGCGCAGCGGCAGAAACCGGGTCGTGCAGCTCTAG
- a CDS encoding TRAP transporter small permease, translating into MEETKRLLPLTERIMRIIAAACLVGMAAMTGADVVMRGAFNTPIFGCEEIVSILGVVAVGFALPYAHYQKSHIGVEILVRRLPKRVRDVFGLVTNLATLFLAAIITWRMYDYAGTLSESGEVSMNLELPEYMVVYVLAFGFLVYSVCLLSDIVKYFTGRRG; encoded by the coding sequence ATGGAAGAGACCAAGCGGCTGCTGCCGCTGACGGAAAGGATAATGCGCATCATCGCCGCGGCCTGCCTGGTGGGCATGGCCGCCATGACCGGTGCGGACGTGGTCATGCGCGGGGCGTTCAACACCCCCATCTTCGGGTGCGAGGAAATCGTCTCCATTCTCGGCGTCGTCGCCGTGGGATTCGCCCTGCCCTACGCCCACTACCAGAAAAGCCACATCGGCGTCGAAATCCTGGTCCGGCGGCTGCCCAAGCGTGTCCGCGACGTGTTCGGGCTGGTCACCAACCTGGCCACCCTGTTCCTGGCCGCGATCATCACCTGGCGCATGTACGATTACGCCGGGACCCTGTCCGAATCGGGCGAGGTCTCCATGAACCTGGAGCTGCCCGAGTACATGGTGGTCTACGTCCTGGCCTTCGGCTTCCTCGTCTATTCCGTCTGCCTGCTGTCGGACATCGTCAAATATTTCACCGGACGCAGGGGGTAA
- a CDS encoding multiheme c-type cytochrome produces the protein MYRKVILMLAALVAVTALATAAGAQNFPKMRELRMDRATPPQGTACIECHKQETPGIFADWAMSRHASAGITCLDCHQAEPGDQDISVDHEKYYSMGNLPMGEKQYFVPIASPVTPKDCSRCHPDEAKSYAKSKHANTIEIMWKLDPWLNGGMNSDNERKTGCFYCHGTVLKMKDGKLDPDTWPNVGVGRLNLDGSLGSCTSCHTRHRFSVMEARKPETCGQCHLGPDHPQIEIYNESKHGDIYQAFKQEYNFNSAPGAWTPGVDYRAPTCASCHMSGSGNQPTTHDVTERLSWETQAPLTVRPADFKPFPSGTDWSVERDKMKDICRQCHGQSWIDDFYTQLDTSVEEYNEVYFKPAKKTLDELYEKGLLDKTKYFDEHLEVQFYELWHHEGRRARMGTAMMAPDYAWWHGFYECKHRFNQFMEEAKHHIDSNTKAYRYPDFPNATGDPTRPEQIFGKK, from the coding sequence ATGTATCGCAAGGTCATTCTCATGCTCGCGGCCCTGGTGGCCGTCACCGCGCTGGCCACCGCCGCCGGCGCGCAAAACTTTCCCAAAATGCGCGAGCTGCGCATGGACCGGGCCACCCCGCCCCAGGGCACGGCCTGCATCGAATGCCATAAACAGGAGACCCCGGGCATCTTCGCGGACTGGGCCATGAGCCGTCACGCCTCGGCGGGCATCACCTGCCTCGACTGCCACCAGGCCGAGCCCGGCGACCAGGACATCAGCGTGGACCACGAGAAGTACTACTCCATGGGCAACCTGCCCATGGGCGAGAAGCAGTACTTCGTGCCCATCGCCTCCCCGGTCACGCCCAAGGACTGTTCCCGCTGCCATCCGGACGAGGCCAAGTCCTACGCCAAGAGCAAGCACGCCAACACCATCGAGATCATGTGGAAGCTCGATCCGTGGCTGAACGGCGGCATGAACTCGGACAACGAGCGCAAGACCGGCTGCTTCTACTGCCACGGCACCGTGCTCAAGATGAAGGACGGCAAGCTCGATCCCGACACCTGGCCCAACGTGGGTGTCGGCCGCCTGAACCTGGACGGCTCGCTCGGCTCCTGCACCAGCTGCCACACCCGGCACCGCTTCTCGGTCATGGAGGCCCGCAAGCCCGAGACCTGCGGCCAATGCCACCTCGGCCCGGACCATCCGCAGATCGAGATCTACAACGAATCCAAGCACGGCGACATCTACCAGGCGTTCAAGCAGGAGTACAACTTCAACTCCGCCCCCGGCGCCTGGACTCCCGGCGTGGATTACCGCGCCCCGACCTGCGCCTCCTGCCACATGTCCGGCTCCGGCAACCAGCCCACCACCCACGACGTGACCGAGCGGCTGTCCTGGGAGACCCAGGCCCCGCTGACGGTCCGCCCGGCGGACTTCAAGCCGTTCCCGTCCGGCACCGACTGGAGCGTGGAGCGCGACAAGATGAAGGACATCTGCAGGCAGTGCCACGGCCAGTCCTGGATCGACGACTTCTACACCCAGCTCGACACCTCGGTGGAGGAGTACAACGAGGTTTACTTCAAGCCCGCCAAGAAGACCCTGGACGAACTGTACGAGAAGGGGCTGCTCGACAAGACCAAGTACTTTGACGAGCACCTCGAGGTCCAGTTCTACGAGCTGTGGCACCACGAAGGCCGCCGCGCCCGCATGGGCACGGCCATGATGGCCCCGGACTACGCCTGGTGGCACGGTTTCTACGAGTGCAAGCACCGCTTCAACCAGTTCATGGAAGAGGCCAAGCACCACATCGACTCCAACACCAAGGCGTACCGCTACCCCGACTTCCCGAACGCCACGGGCGATCCGACCCGTCCGGAGCAGATCTTCGGCAAGAAGTAG
- a CDS encoding TRAP transporter substrate-binding protein, with the protein MKKLLTTLLALAVICVALPTASRAEVKLTYSNFFPPTNHQSQLAEAWCKEVEKRTGGKVVIEYYPGGTLSKAAQCYDGVVEGISDVGLSCLAYSRGRFPVMAAVDLPLGYQTAAQATATANAVYEHFKPEELADVEPMYFNGHGPGLLFTVNKPVKTLEDMKGEKIRATGNSAKLVAALGGTPVAKPMPENYQLLQKGVVDGSMHPIESNKSFKLGEVCKYGTDSFSVAYTTVFFIVMNKDKWASIDPESQAIIRDINKEWATKHAAAWDAADAEGRQFFLDQGGRIVELSAEESAAWAAAGQPVLDGYVAEVAEKGLDGKAILEFTQSTLK; encoded by the coding sequence ATGAAAAAACTTCTTACGACGCTCCTGGCGCTGGCCGTGATCTGTGTCGCCCTGCCCACCGCGTCCAGGGCCGAGGTGAAGCTGACCTACTCCAACTTCTTCCCGCCCACCAACCACCAGTCCCAGCTGGCCGAGGCGTGGTGCAAGGAAGTGGAGAAGCGTACCGGCGGCAAGGTGGTCATCGAATACTACCCCGGCGGGACCCTGTCCAAGGCGGCGCAGTGCTATGACGGCGTGGTCGAGGGCATCTCCGACGTGGGCCTGTCCTGCCTCGCCTATTCGCGCGGGCGCTTCCCGGTCATGGCCGCCGTGGACCTGCCGCTCGGCTACCAGACCGCGGCCCAGGCCACGGCCACGGCCAACGCGGTCTACGAGCACTTCAAGCCCGAAGAGCTGGCCGACGTCGAACCCATGTATTTCAACGGCCACGGTCCCGGCCTGCTGTTCACCGTGAACAAGCCGGTCAAGACCCTGGAGGACATGAAGGGCGAGAAGATCCGCGCCACCGGCAACTCCGCCAAGCTGGTCGCGGCCCTGGGCGGCACTCCGGTGGCCAAGCCCATGCCCGAGAATTACCAGCTCCTGCAGAAGGGCGTGGTGGACGGGTCCATGCACCCCATCGAGTCCAACAAGTCCTTCAAGCTGGGCGAGGTCTGCAAGTACGGCACGGACTCCTTCTCCGTGGCCTACACCACCGTGTTCTTCATTGTCATGAACAAGGACAAGTGGGCGTCCATCGACCCGGAATCCCAGGCGATCATCCGCGACATCAACAAGGAATGGGCGACCAAGCACGCCGCTGCCTGGGATGCCGCCGACGCCGAGGGCCGTCAGTTCTTCCTCGACCAGGGCGGCCGGATCGTCGAACTGAGCGCCGAGGAATCCGCGGCCTGGGCCGCTGCGGGCCAGCCCGTGCTGGACGGCTACGTGGCCGAGGTCGCCGAAAAGGGCCTCGACGGCAAGGCCATCCTGGAATTCACCCAGTCCACACTGAAGTAA
- a CDS encoding TRAP transporter large permease, translating into MEPTTAGIIGIVIMVFLFMTRMPVAFVMMLVGFVGFSLLTSWKGGLNLMSRNIYDAFASYELSTIPLFILMGQIAFNCGISRRLYQTAYRFLGNTRGGLAMATVSACTAFGAVCGSSPATAATMSTVGIPEMKRYGYANSLAAASVASGGGLGMIMPPSVVLIIYGVLTEQSIGALFVSGILPAILLTFLFIVGIYLQCRINPALGPKGDTFTWPEKLRSLANLIDTLLIFALVIGGLFLGWFTPTEAASIGVIGVLALAVVKRQLSWEAFVNSLYETLRTSCMVLVLIAGAVVFGKFLAVTRIPFDIANWVSGFDMPPFAIMGAIILIYFIGGCFMDSLALIMLTIPVFFPVVTGMGYDPIWFGIIIVLVTEMGVITPPVGINVYVVYGMCQKIAPDVTLEDVFKGILPFMLSIIVGIALLFLFPQIILFLPGLMY; encoded by the coding sequence ATGGAACCGACCACCGCCGGAATCATCGGCATCGTCATCATGGTCTTCCTGTTCATGACCCGGATGCCCGTGGCCTTCGTCATGATGCTCGTGGGGTTCGTGGGGTTCTCCCTGCTGACCTCCTGGAAGGGCGGCCTGAACCTCATGAGCCGCAACATCTACGACGCCTTCGCCTCCTACGAGCTGTCCACCATCCCGCTGTTCATCCTCATGGGCCAGATAGCCTTCAACTGCGGCATCTCGCGCCGCCTGTACCAGACGGCCTACCGCTTCCTGGGCAATACCCGGGGCGGGCTGGCCATGGCCACGGTCTCGGCCTGCACCGCCTTCGGCGCGGTCTGCGGGTCCAGTCCGGCCACCGCCGCGACCATGTCCACGGTCGGCATCCCGGAGATGAAGCGTTACGGCTACGCCAACTCCCTGGCCGCCGCGTCCGTCGCCTCGGGCGGCGGGCTGGGCATGATCATGCCCCCGTCCGTGGTGCTGATCATCTACGGCGTGCTCACCGAGCAGTCCATCGGCGCGCTCTTCGTGTCCGGCATCCTTCCGGCCATCCTGCTGACCTTCCTGTTCATCGTGGGCATCTACCTGCAATGCAGGATAAACCCGGCTCTCGGCCCCAAGGGCGACACCTTCACCTGGCCCGAGAAGCTGCGCTCCCTGGCCAACCTGATCGATACCCTGCTGATCTTCGCCCTGGTCATCGGCGGCCTGTTCCTGGGGTGGTTCACGCCCACCGAGGCGGCCAGCATCGGCGTCATCGGCGTGCTCGCCCTGGCCGTGGTCAAGCGCCAGCTCTCCTGGGAGGCGTTCGTCAACTCGCTCTACGAGACCCTGCGCACCTCCTGCATGGTCTTGGTGCTCATCGCGGGCGCGGTAGTCTTCGGCAAGTTTCTGGCCGTGACCCGCATACCCTTCGACATCGCCAACTGGGTCTCGGGCTTCGACATGCCGCCGTTCGCCATCATGGGGGCCATCATCCTGATCTACTTCATCGGCGGCTGCTTCATGGACTCCCTGGCCCTGATCATGCTGACCATCCCGGTCTTCTTCCCGGTGGTCACGGGCATGGGCTACGACCCCATCTGGTTCGGCATCATCATCGTGCTGGTCACCGAGATGGGCGTCATCACCCCGCCCGTGGGCATCAACGTGTACGTGGTCTACGGCATGTGCCAGAAGATCGCTCCGGACGTGACCCTGGAGGACGTGTTCAAGGGCATCCTCCCGTTCATGCTCTCGATCATCGTGGGCATCGCCCTGCTCTTCCTGTTCCCACAGATCATCCTGTTCCTGCCGGGACTGATGTACTGA
- a CDS encoding TRAP transporter substrate-binding protein, giving the protein MRKTLFTLTAIALFLFGLTSVACAESVRLTYSSFFPPTHVQSRLAEQWCAEVEARTGKAVIIDFYPGGTLTKAKQTYDGVVEGISDIGQSCLAYSRGRFPVMAAVDLPMGYKNGVQATDVANAVYTKFSPAEFDDVQPMYFHAHGPGLLFTTEKPVRTLADLNGLKIRSTGNSAKLIEALGGTPVAQPMPASYQSLQKGVVDGSVHPMESNKGWKLGEVVRHCTLSDCVGYTTTFFVVMNKDKWAMISPENQQIILQINAEWALKHGQAWDEADAEGKEFLTSKGGDFIELEPAEAERWVKAAQPVLDGYAAGEGKAVDGQAVVDFIKGEMTKSP; this is encoded by the coding sequence ATGCGTAAAACCCTTTTCACCCTGACGGCCATTGCCCTGTTCCTGTTCGGCCTGACCTCCGTTGCCTGCGCCGAATCCGTCCGCCTGACCTACTCCAGCTTCTTCCCGCCCACCCACGTCCAGTCCAGGCTGGCCGAGCAGTGGTGCGCCGAGGTCGAGGCCCGCACGGGCAAGGCCGTGATCATCGACTTCTATCCCGGCGGCACCCTGACCAAGGCCAAGCAGACCTATGACGGCGTGGTCGAGGGCATCTCCGACATCGGCCAGTCCTGCCTCGCCTACTCGCGCGGCCGCTTCCCGGTCATGGCCGCCGTGGACCTGCCCATGGGCTACAAGAACGGCGTCCAGGCGACCGACGTGGCCAACGCGGTCTACACCAAGTTCAGCCCGGCGGAGTTCGACGACGTCCAGCCCATGTACTTCCACGCCCACGGCCCGGGCCTGCTGTTCACCACCGAAAAGCCGGTCCGCACCCTGGCCGACCTGAACGGGCTCAAGATCCGCTCCACCGGCAACTCCGCCAAGCTCATCGAAGCACTGGGCGGCACCCCGGTGGCCCAACCCATGCCCGCCTCCTACCAGTCCCTGCAAAAGGGCGTGGTGGACGGTTCGGTCCATCCCATGGAGTCCAACAAGGGGTGGAAGCTCGGCGAGGTCGTCAGGCACTGCACCCTGTCCGACTGCGTGGGCTACACCACCACCTTCTTCGTGGTCATGAACAAGGACAAATGGGCCATGATCTCCCCCGAGAACCAGCAGATCATCCTGCAGATCAACGCCGAATGGGCGCTCAAGCACGGCCAGGCCTGGGACGAGGCAGACGCCGAGGGCAAGGAGTTCCTGACCTCCAAGGGCGGCGACTTCATCGAGCTGGAGCCCGCCGAGGCGGAGCGCTGGGTCAAGGCCGCGCAGCCGGTCCTCGACGGCTACGCCGCGGGCGAAGGCAAGGCGGTGGACGGCCAGGCCGTGGTGGACTTCATCAAGGGTGAAATGACCAAAAGTCCGTAG
- a CDS encoding TetR/AcrR family transcriptional regulator gives MATKQQEKSQQTMQELMASAIELFGTKGFANTSVAEITDHAGYAKGSFYRHWNSKDELFLQIVEQKFRQYRATRHDRVQNAENLEAAMNIIWDFLETIVSDRNWSSIFLEFTVYSATSEPLRKLMNKSDYRLSNKVFADLVRDHVETDFPPEKIGALNTALFEGYLIHRALGTEVLSLAEVRRAAIALALMNGTRQG, from the coding sequence ATGGCGACCAAACAACAGGAAAAATCCCAGCAGACCATGCAGGAACTTATGGCCTCGGCCATCGAGCTGTTCGGGACCAAGGGGTTCGCCAACACCTCGGTGGCCGAGATCACCGACCACGCGGGATACGCCAAAGGCAGTTTCTACCGGCATTGGAACTCCAAGGACGAACTGTTCCTCCAGATCGTGGAGCAGAAGTTCCGCCAGTACCGCGCCACCCGGCACGACCGGGTGCAGAACGCCGAGAATCTCGAAGCGGCCATGAACATCATCTGGGACTTTCTGGAGACCATCGTCTCGGACCGCAACTGGTCCTCCATCTTCCTGGAGTTCACGGTCTATTCCGCTACCAGCGAGCCGCTGCGCAAGCTCATGAACAAGTCCGACTACCGGCTCTCCAACAAGGTCTTCGCCGATCTGGTCCGCGACCACGTGGAGACCGATTTCCCGCCGGAGAAGATCGGCGCGCTGAACACCGCCCTGTTCGAGGGCTATCTCATCCACCGCGCGCTGGGCACCGAGGTCCTTTCCCTGGCCGAGGTGCGCAGGGCGGCCATCGCCCTGGCGCTCATGAACGGAACCCGGCAGGGCTGA